Genomic window (Nymphaea colorata isolate Beijing-Zhang1983 chromosome 1, ASM883128v2, whole genome shotgun sequence):
ACCACGAGTAGCAGTCCCAATATAGTGAGAGACCCATTACCAGGGTTATTATGTGTTGACGCATCAAGTGGACAACTGGCAGCATCCCCTGAAAGGACAATTTTATCGTACCATTGAGAGGCTGTCAGCCTGACCTTAAGGGCAGCACCACTAGTTGCATTGCCAATATAGTGAACGATCCACTACCACTTACCAGGGGATATTAAGTGTTAAAGCACCAGGTGGACAAACAGCACCATCCCCTGAAAGGGGAATGTTATTCCATCATCCAAATTGCTCATCCAGTATTGTATCCACaaacacacaacacacacaaaaagagaAGCATAATTATCCCATATTGGCGGAGGTTGCATCAGAGTTTTAGTCAGAGCTAAAGAGCGGTTCAGCTGATGAGTCATAAACGATTCCATCTCAATCGGCAATACGAATACGTGGGTAACAGGAAGAAGGCACTTAATGCAATTAtttcttgttctatcaatgGTTTCTGAAGATGATGAGCTAATGAAGCCGTACATGTGGTAAGATCGTAGAGAAGCTTGCATAGACCTGATCTTTTGCATCACATTCAATTCTGATGAGTCAAAGATGACGAGAAAAAGATGGTAATTCGTACTCTAGAACAAGACACGGAGAAGAGAAATCAATACGCGCAGatcaattttacaaaaatacttACAGATTTTTCCTTCAGAGTTCAAGTTACGAGAAACTCAGAAACATCAAGAGGACAAATGTTCATGAATTCCTGAATATAACATGACCAATGAGTTTTACATGTGCAGACAAGCAATGAACGAAACGAATTTAATTCAACTGCCTTGTTTGCTCGGCTATAAAGTCAGCAGCTCGGAACGCGTTATCTGTGGTCACAAACTGTGAAGGAAGACCATAGTGGTATCGCCATGCATGACGAGAGCAGGTAAACAGAAAAGGGATTCATATCTGACagatatgaaatgaatgaagaatgaattgATTTCCTTGATCGTCTTAAAATTATATGTATCTAGAGAGTACAAAAAACGTCCCAAATTTTTTCAGGATCTAAGAACTCATGAATCTCTGTTGGAATGCCCAATACTATCAACTGAGCAACACTGGAGAGACATACTTCCTCCTAAAAATCGAGCCATTTATCGAAATATGCACAAGTCTTTGGCGAAATAATCCCATCAGGCGTGCACTCGTGAATTACTGGACAAACCCCACAAGGCACGCCAACGAACGGCGCGTGTTCCGGTGCCCCTTTCTTGCAGAACCTATAGCAGACCTTCCTTACCGGCACAGACGAGAAGATCCCCGTCCCCGTACTCACAACCTCCTCCAAATCCCTCTCCAGGACCAGAGCATCGACCACTTGTTTGATCTCCTTCGTCTGAAACTCGACGCTCATCAGCCCTGACTTTCTGATGAAGTCTGTAATAGACTCGATTGTGGCGACCTTCTGCTGGGCGACGAATTTCAAGCAGACCATCTTCAGATTGGATACGAGTTCGTTGTCAAAATCCTTGCCGCTGTACCACTTGCCGCCGCTGACCTCCTCCGATGGCTCCAACTCTATCAGCATGTACATCTTTTTGGTGGGGTTGGAGATG
Coding sequences:
- the LOC116264465 gene encoding uncharacterized protein LOC116264465 is translated as MKRTAAQMGRPPAAGGSSKGSKATGQLSAVDLQVYEVIKESGNVGIWTRDIKYKASITDNQVKKSINTLLQHQKIKAVHNISNPTKKMYMLIELEPSEEVSGGKWYSGKDFDNELVSNLKMVCLKFVAQQKVATIESITDFIRKSGLMSVEFQTKEIKQVVDALVLERDLEEVVSTGTGIFSSVPVRKVCYRFCKKGAPEHAPFVGVPCGVCPVIHECTPDGIISPKTCAYFDKWLDF